One window of Acidobacteriota bacterium genomic DNA carries:
- a CDS encoding DUF4436 family protein — protein MSDRNFGRSFAVRFSVFFLAALTALSSVAFAQTDSKPTDAANSENYIHVLGKILSIDPIKGDVTVRLEFDAYGNFANEDGTLKKTLKFDTVSSNGKQEIVFEKGKRVSPTEVVLNMYDGVVEDYPFDTHKATLSFYFTVKPDKPAEKPKEANTEPEAKQETNEEEETEIEVPFKLDFAPSMPGYTITTEKSKESDATYLDLEMTIVRATMVKVFSVFVSLLMVLVTLAVVIFVITVVFKDRKVEMAMMSFIATLLFAFVAIRNSQPSVPPVGITADYIAFFWAEAVLALCLLTMIFTWILRPNK, from the coding sequence ATGTCAGATCGTAATTTCGGCCGTTCATTCGCCGTCAGGTTTTCAGTATTTTTTCTTGCTGCGTTGACCGCACTGTCGAGCGTGGCGTTTGCCCAAACGGATTCCAAACCGACGGACGCCGCGAACAGCGAGAACTATATTCACGTCTTGGGAAAGATCCTTTCCATCGACCCGATCAAGGGTGACGTCACGGTCCGTCTGGAGTTCGACGCGTACGGCAATTTCGCCAATGAGGACGGAACGCTCAAGAAGACATTGAAGTTCGACACCGTCAGTTCAAACGGCAAACAGGAGATCGTGTTTGAAAAGGGCAAGCGCGTTTCGCCGACCGAGGTCGTTTTGAATATGTACGACGGGGTTGTCGAAGATTACCCGTTCGACACCCACAAGGCGACGCTTTCCTTCTACTTTACCGTCAAGCCCGACAAACCGGCCGAAAAGCCGAAGGAAGCGAACACCGAGCCGGAAGCGAAACAGGAAACCAACGAGGAGGAAGAAACCGAGATCGAAGTTCCGTTCAAGCTGGATTTTGCGCCGTCGATGCCGGGTTATACGATCACGACCGAAAAATCCAAGGAAAGCGACGCGACGTACCTCGATCTCGAAATGACGATCGTCCGTGCGACGATGGTCAAGGTCTTCTCGGTTTTCGTCAGTTTGTTGATGGTGTTGGTGACTCTCGCCGTCGTGATTTTCGTGATCACCGTCGTTTTCAAGGATCGCAAGGTAGAGATGGCGATGATGTCGTTCATCGCGACGCTGCTATTCGCGTTCGTCGCAATACGCAATAGTCAGCCTTCGGTTCCGCCGGTCGGGATCACCGCCGACTACATTGCTTTCTTTTGGGCGGAAGCAGTGCTTGCACTATGTTTGTTGACGATGATCTTCACCTGGATCCTGCGTCCAAACAAATGA
- a CDS encoding radical SAM protein: MKQVLNPPNPYLKYSAEFIGEAPSAKLEVFEETATKKIITKAFSSDFGHRYTVNCYRGCIHACTYCFARQYHEYLGYGAGTDFETKIVAKVNAPEILRRELRKLREKINHLDFSFATDPYLPLEASYELTRGCLKVCEEFRFPVAVITKSPLVTRDVDILRNLKCTVFFSIPFLTREKSNPFELYAPVPEVRFKAMKTLSDAGIRTGIAIAPIIPGYNEDDIPLLLERARDCGATKAFMSMVHFDTDSIEEYFVKRLHEKLSPSKADKILKQIKRERGGTLRHESYATRDHGKTEKWQIAQKLFDLNFRRLGFQGRDSAPDTSRPIESLPVQGKLFRF; the protein is encoded by the coding sequence GTGAAACAAGTCTTGAATCCTCCGAATCCGTATCTTAAGTACTCCGCCGAGTTCATCGGCGAGGCGCCGTCGGCGAAACTTGAAGTTTTCGAAGAGACAGCGACGAAAAAGATCATCACCAAGGCGTTTTCCTCCGATTTCGGGCATCGCTACACGGTCAACTGCTACCGCGGATGCATTCACGCCTGCACATATTGCTTCGCGCGACAATATCACGAGTATCTCGGTTACGGCGCGGGCACGGACTTTGAAACAAAGATCGTCGCGAAGGTCAACGCTCCCGAGATCCTCCGTCGCGAACTTCGCAAACTGCGGGAGAAGATCAATCATCTGGACTTCTCGTTCGCCACCGATCCTTATCTTCCGCTCGAAGCGAGTTACGAACTGACCCGCGGGTGCCTCAAAGTATGCGAGGAGTTTCGGTTTCCGGTCGCGGTCATCACGAAGTCGCCGCTTGTGACGCGCGACGTGGACATTTTGCGAAATCTGAAATGCACGGTGTTCTTCTCGATCCCGTTCCTGACCAGGGAGAAGTCGAACCCGTTCGAACTTTATGCGCCCGTACCGGAAGTCAGGTTCAAGGCGATGAAGACGCTGAGCGATGCGGGGATCCGAACCGGGATTGCGATCGCACCGATCATTCCGGGTTACAACGAGGATGATATTCCGCTCTTGCTCGAACGCGCACGCGATTGCGGCGCGACGAAAGCATTTATGTCGATGGTTCACTTCGATACGGATTCGATCGAGGAATACTTCGTCAAACGTTTGCACGAGAAACTTTCGCCGTCGAAGGCGGACAAGATCCTCAAACAGATCAAGCGCGAGCGCGGCGGAACGCTCCGTCACGAGTCATACGCGACGCGCGACCACGGGAAAACCGAAAAATGGCAGATCGCGCAGAAACTGTTCGACCTCAACTTCCGCAGGCTGGGCTTTCAAGGCCGGGACTCCGCGCCGGACACGTCCCGGCCGATCGAATCGTTACCGGTTCAGGGGAAACTCTTCCGATTTTAG
- a CDS encoding pentapeptide repeat-containing protein encodes MGPDLRRLRCDAWRPDGVRASVPGFRPCHRNPDSRKIDPAIRIPNSRIPDSRISDSRISGFQDSRISDSRFQDSRIPGFQDSRFQDSRFQDSRIPGFHDSRISGFQDSRFQDSRFQDSRFQDSRFQNSRIPDSRFQIPGFQDSRIPGSQDSRIPGFQDSKIQNPKSKIQNLKSEEFPLNR; translated from the coding sequence TTGGGACCGGATCTTCGAAGACTACGATGTGACGCGTGGCGGCCTGATGGCGTTCGGGCTTCTGTTCCTGGTTTTCGCCCCTGCCATCGCAATCCGGATTCGCGGAAAATAGACCCGGCAATCAGGATTCCGAATTCCAGGATTCCAGATTCCAGGATTTCAGATTCCAGGATTTCAGGATTCCAGGATTCCAGGATTTCAGATTCCAGATTCCAGGATTCCAGGATTCCAGGATTTCAGGATTCCAGATTCCAGGATTCCAGATTCCAGGATTCCAGGATTCCAGGATTCCACGATTCCAGGATTTCAGGATTCCAGGATTCCAGATTCCAGGATTCCAGATTCCAGGATTCCAGATTCCAGGATTCCAGATTCCAGAATTCCAGGATTCCAGATTCCAGATTCCAGATTCCAGGATTCCAGGATTCCAGGATTCCAGGATCCCAGGATTCCAGGATTCCAGGATTCCAGGATTCCAAAATCCAAAATCCAAAATCTAAAATCCAAAATCTAAAATCGGAAGAGTTTCCCCTGAACCGGTAA
- a CDS encoding sporulation protein, whose amino-acid sequence MSEHQEATQSSGNTFVERLARQIGISANARLIYGEPVERGGVTVITVAKAAYGFGGGGGKKEDEEGSGGGGGVALTPVGYIEMKNGETRFRPTRDWLALLPAIAAAAPAILLSAWALAKLVRKIAPNNKTGVRQCA is encoded by the coding sequence ATGTCAGAACATCAGGAAGCCACGCAAAGCTCGGGAAACACTTTTGTCGAGCGCTTGGCGCGTCAGATCGGTATTTCCGCAAATGCCAGACTGATCTACGGTGAACCGGTCGAACGCGGTGGCGTGACCGTCATCACGGTCGCCAAAGCGGCCTACGGTTTCGGCGGCGGCGGCGGCAAAAAAGAAGACGAGGAAGGATCGGGCGGCGGCGGCGGAGTCGCCTTGACGCCGGTCGGCTACATCGAGATGAAGAACGGTGAAACCCGCTTTCGACCGACGCGCGACTGGCTCGCACTGCTGCCGGCGATCGCCGCCGCTGCGCCTGCAATTCTCTTGAGCGCCTGGGCGTTGGCGAAGTTGGTCCGGAAGATTGCGCCGAACAACAAAACCGGCGTCCGTCAGTGCGCGTAA
- a CDS encoding HlyD family efflux transporter periplasmic adaptor subunit, with amino-acid sequence MRKRRNIIYAALSIFALVAVGYVLSRPDRIKVETAKALSGPLTVTVDGQGMTRVHDRFSVAAPVNGRLRRITLRRGDEVKAGDAVAEIEALPLAPLDVRQSTDAASRIRIAEAAKMEADANLGRAVAKLEQARRDRERSRNLMDYGQVAREDYERKLNAERTLGSDLSAAQTRERAAGQRITQTIANKKEAEAAVERLTNNLQQARRDSKRAADLIEAGVIAREEYEQKRLAEQTISKELEAARYRLEAAESDIELAREGRVEAQENIKHLRDDLAQARREAERAKNVLTYGKTSKQDLEQSLTAERALEKEVEAAQFRLRAAADEVTRAKSALLGDETGTGEVTKVVAPVDGSVLKIIEESERVVTAGAPLLELSNPSNLEIVVDVLSTDAVKIKPGDRATLGGWGENRTAAGRVRLIEPAAFTKVSSLGIEEQRVNLIVDFLERPESLGDGFRVEAKIVVWESGSVLKIPASALFRSGEGWAVFVNDSGRARLRNVEVAHRNPDEAEITGGLSETEEVILHPSNDLGEGSYIATE; translated from the coding sequence ATGCGAAAACGAAGAAACATAATCTATGCAGCACTTTCGATCTTCGCGCTGGTTGCCGTCGGCTACGTTCTCTCGCGGCCCGACAGGATCAAGGTCGAAACGGCAAAAGCGCTTTCGGGCCCGCTGACCGTGACCGTCGATGGCCAGGGAATGACCCGCGTTCACGATCGCTTCAGTGTCGCCGCGCCGGTCAACGGGCGGCTCCGGCGTATAACGCTGCGCCGCGGAGACGAGGTCAAGGCAGGCGACGCGGTCGCGGAGATCGAAGCATTGCCGCTCGCGCCGCTCGACGTCCGCCAGAGTACGGACGCAGCGTCGCGGATCCGGATCGCCGAAGCAGCGAAGATGGAGGCGGACGCGAATCTCGGACGGGCGGTCGCCAAGCTGGAACAAGCGCGTCGCGACCGCGAGCGTTCGCGAAATCTGATGGATTACGGACAGGTCGCGCGCGAGGACTACGAACGCAAACTCAACGCCGAACGCACTCTTGGCTCGGATCTTTCGGCCGCTCAAACCCGGGAACGCGCGGCGGGCCAGCGGATCACGCAAACGATCGCCAACAAGAAGGAGGCCGAAGCGGCCGTCGAGAGGCTGACCAACAACCTCCAGCAAGCGCGGCGGGACTCAAAACGCGCCGCCGATCTGATCGAAGCCGGCGTCATCGCGCGCGAGGAATATGAACAGAAACGCCTCGCCGAACAGACGATCTCAAAAGAACTTGAAGCCGCGCGTTACCGTCTCGAAGCGGCTGAGTCCGACATCGAGCTCGCGCGCGAGGGCAGGGTCGAAGCGCAGGAGAACATCAAACACCTTCGCGACGACCTCGCCCAGGCGCGGCGCGAGGCCGAGCGTGCGAAGAATGTTTTGACGTACGGAAAAACATCGAAACAGGATCTCGAACAGAGTTTGACGGCCGAACGCGCTCTCGAAAAAGAAGTCGAGGCCGCGCAGTTCAGACTCCGCGCGGCGGCCGACGAGGTGACACGCGCCAAGTCCGCCTTGCTTGGCGATGAAACCGGCACGGGTGAAGTGACGAAGGTCGTCGCTCCGGTCGACGGCAGCGTCCTCAAGATCATCGAAGAGAGCGAACGCGTCGTGACCGCCGGCGCGCCGCTTCTCGAATTGAGCAATCCCTCGAATCTTGAGATCGTCGTTGACGTCCTTTCGACCGATGCGGTGAAGATCAAGCCGGGCGACCGCGCGACCCTCGGCGGGTGGGGCGAGAACCGAACCGCGGCGGGACGCGTAAGACTAATCGAGCCGGCCGCGTTCACCAAGGTCTCGTCGCTCGGAATCGAGGAACAACGGGTGAACCTGATCGTCGATTTCCTCGAACGCCCCGAGAGCCTGGGCGACGGATTCCGTGTCGAGGCGAAGATCGTTGTTTGGGAAAGCGGCTCGGTTTTGAAGATTCCGGCGAGCGCGCTCTTTCGCAGCGGCGAAGGTTGGGCGGTCTTTGTAAATGATAGCGGCCGTGCGCGGCTTCGCAATGTCGAGGTCGCACATCGGAATCCGGACGAAGCGGAGATCACCGGCGGGTTGAGCGAAACGGAGGAAGTAATTCTTCATCCCTCGAACGACCTCGGCGAAGGCTCATACATCGCGACCGAATGA
- a CDS encoding ABC transporter permease — translation MNTLNRKLLRDFWRLRGQVTAVVLVVACGVAAFVAMRGNHHSLLASQNATYEEFRFADVFVNVKRAPVSVIGKIAAIDGVAAAETRIVRDVTLDIAGLDEPATGRLVSIPETRRDFLNGVFIRKGRYIEAGRRDEVLASEAFVEANKLDVGDDLSAIINGRFQKLRIVGVALSPEYVYGIRAGEIFPDSRRFGVLWMNRETLEHIFDMDGAFNDLTLRLTGAANEAEVIARVDSILDEYGGQGAFGRASQPSHEYLTNEIAELNTTGIFIPTIFLGVTAFLLNLVMTRFVAIEREQIAVLKAFGYGNSAIGWHYLKFAFLTILIGSALGIAVGSYIGAGITALYAEFFRFPISGFEVTTDILMLALAVSFGAGLLGALSAVRRAVRLAPAEAMRPEPPARFQAGFLERLGLLRFMSPAVRIIFRNLTRNPLKAVLTSFGISLSVMMLVVSFYMYFDALTDIIFVQFRLVQREDVSVYFNEPQPPTARYDLAALDGVLRVEPFRIVPVRLRNGHFSRRLAIIGLQPSGELRQMIDRDRSRVAVPPDGVVLTTKLAEILHVAPDDQLTLEILEGKRPVKAVRVAGLIDELIGLSVYMDKSALNRLLGEDDSMSGAYLAVDQSKAPPLYRRLKNTPSVSAVGIPEAALSNFNATISRTMYTSISFIIGFASVISMGIVYNGARIALSERSRELASLRVLGFTRREIGTMLLGEQAFLTAAAIPLGWLLGYGLCVLMVKAVDAELIRLPLIVSPKSYVYALLATVTASTLSALLVGWRLRRLDLIEALKTRE, via the coding sequence ATCAACACGCTGAACCGCAAATTGCTGAGAGACTTTTGGCGGCTCCGCGGACAAGTTACGGCCGTCGTGCTCGTCGTCGCCTGCGGTGTCGCGGCGTTCGTCGCGATGCGCGGAAATCATCATTCGCTTCTGGCGTCGCAAAACGCGACGTATGAAGAGTTTCGGTTTGCCGACGTGTTCGTCAACGTGAAACGCGCGCCGGTTTCGGTTATCGGGAAGATTGCCGCGATCGACGGCGTTGCGGCGGCCGAAACGCGTATCGTCCGCGACGTCACGCTCGACATCGCCGGGCTTGACGAACCGGCGACCGGCCGTTTGGTCTCAATCCCCGAAACGCGCCGCGATTTCCTCAACGGCGTTTTTATCCGCAAGGGCCGCTATATCGAAGCCGGTCGTCGCGACGAGGTTCTCGCGAGCGAGGCGTTCGTCGAGGCCAACAAACTCGACGTCGGCGACGATCTTTCAGCGATCATCAACGGCCGCTTCCAAAAACTCAGGATCGTCGGTGTCGCTCTCTCGCCCGAATACGTTTACGGCATCCGCGCCGGCGAGATATTCCCCGACAGCCGCCGTTTCGGCGTTCTCTGGATGAATCGCGAAACGCTCGAACATATTTTCGATATGGACGGCGCGTTCAACGATCTGACGCTCCGCCTGACGGGCGCCGCGAACGAGGCCGAAGTCATCGCCAGGGTCGATTCGATCCTTGACGAATACGGAGGACAGGGCGCTTTCGGGCGTGCCAGCCAGCCATCGCACGAGTATCTGACGAACGAGATCGCCGAGCTCAATACGACCGGAATTTTCATCCCGACGATCTTCCTGGGCGTCACGGCGTTTCTGCTGAACCTCGTGATGACGCGCTTCGTCGCCATCGAACGCGAACAGATCGCGGTGCTCAAGGCGTTCGGTTACGGCAATTCCGCCATCGGCTGGCATTATTTGAAATTCGCGTTTTTGACGATTTTGATCGGCAGCGCGCTCGGAATCGCTGTCGGTTCTTACATCGGCGCGGGAATCACCGCGCTCTACGCCGAGTTCTTCCGTTTTCCGATCTCCGGATTTGAGGTCACGACCGACATTTTGATGCTCGCGCTGGCGGTCAGTTTCGGCGCGGGGCTTCTCGGGGCGCTCAGCGCCGTCCGCCGCGCCGTCCGTCTCGCGCCGGCCGAAGCAATGCGGCCCGAACCGCCGGCGCGCTTTCAGGCGGGATTCCTCGAACGTCTCGGACTGCTTCGATTTATGAGTCCGGCGGTGCGGATCATCTTCCGGAACCTAACCCGGAACCCGCTCAAAGCGGTGCTCACCTCGTTCGGTATTTCCCTCTCGGTGATGATGCTCGTCGTCAGTTTCTATATGTACTTCGACGCGCTCACGGACATTATTTTCGTCCAGTTCCGGCTCGTCCAGCGCGAGGATGTTTCGGTATATTTCAACGAACCGCAGCCGCCGACCGCACGCTACGATCTCGCAGCGCTTGACGGAGTTCTGCGCGTCGAACCCTTCCGGATCGTTCCCGTTCGGCTGCGCAACGGCCATTTTTCGCGGCGGCTCGCGATCATCGGCCTTCAACCTTCGGGCGAACTCAGGCAGATGATCGACCGAGACCGTTCGCGGGTCGCGGTCCCGCCGGACGGCGTCGTGCTGACGACAAAACTGGCTGAGATCCTGCACGTTGCGCCCGACGATCAGTTGACGCTTGAAATACTCGAAGGCAAACGGCCGGTCAAAGCGGTGCGCGTCGCGGGATTGATCGACGAACTCATCGGGCTTTCGGTCTATATGGACAAGTCGGCGCTGAATCGGCTGCTCGGCGAGGACGATTCGATGTCGGGCGCGTATCTCGCCGTCGATCAATCAAAAGCGCCGCCGCTTTACAGGCGCCTGAAGAACACGCCGAGCGTCAGCGCCGTCGGCATTCCGGAGGCCGCGCTCTCGAATTTCAACGCGACGATCTCGCGAACGATGTACACCTCGATCTCGTTCATCATCGGATTCGCCTCGGTGATCTCGATGGGCATCGTTTACAACGGCGCGCGGATCGCGCTTTCGGAACGGAGCCGCGAGTTGGCATCGCTTCGGGTATTGGGTTTCACGCGGCGCGAGATCGGCACGATGCTCCTCGGCGAACAGGCGTTCCTGACCGCAGCCGCGATCCCGCTCGGATGGCTGCTCGGATACGGGTTGTGCGTCCTAATGGTCAAAGCCGTGGATGCCGAACTCATTCGGTTGCCGCTGATAGTATCGCCAAAATCATACGTTTACGCGCTGTTGGCGACGGTCACGGCGAGCACGCTTTCGGCGCTGCTGGTCGGTTGGCGTCTGCGGCGGCTCGATTTGATCGAAGCGCTCAAGACGCGGGAGTGA
- the mgtA gene encoding magnesium-translocating P-type ATPase, with protein sequence MQENPNPAKEIELPGLTSVDAARRLAEFGPNEFGKVQKTRKIVRFLKLLLEPLMLILLIASAVSLFVGEIINAVIMALMVTLSAALNFIQTTRSETAAERLREKIAPMATVRRDGVWKEVARREVVTEDVIRVIAGDLVPADAKLLSAIDLHLQEASLTGESLPVHKQSDAEIYLGTSVVSGSGEALVTATGGDTTYGKIAARLEEKPPETDFEHGTRKFGLLIARLIFFLVVFVFIVNTFAGRQPLEALFFSIALAVGLTPEFLPMIMTITLGRGAALMAKKNVIVKHLAAIQNFGSMDILCSDKTGTITEGKLNLLEHLDPLGEDSERAFALGYINSRLQTGVENPIDRAIVSLNPLDQAILEHGDPDISAVKKIGEVPFDFERRRMSVVVESDGRSMLITKGAPESVLEICESVETSGRVEPLTKKLRAEGLGVYESASAKGIRVLAVAYKYTDVRDSFAIADEAGLTFAGFLNFADEPLESARSTLKKLAADGVTVKILTGDSELVAKHVCGSVGLDGQRIVLGSDLDHVSDDALGSLAESTSVFARVSPMQKNRIILALKARGHVVGFMGDGINDAPSLRSADVGISVSTAADVAKDASEIVLLERGLGVLHAGIIEGRKSFGNVMKYLLMGTSSNFGNMFSMAGAALFLPFLPMLPTQILLNNFLYDLAQITIPTDNVDPTFIRKPHRWDVKVIRDFMIVIGPISSIYDFLTFYILLHYFQAGEQLFQTGWFIESLATQTLVVFVIRTASSPWKNRPSRSLALAVIAVVAIAIAIPFSPIGGYFGFVPPPPTFFAFLVAATVTYLILVETVKRRLMRRLIG encoded by the coding sequence ATGCAAGAGAATCCGAATCCCGCCAAAGAGATTGAACTGCCGGGCCTGACGTCCGTTGACGCCGCGCGCCGGCTTGCCGAATTCGGCCCGAACGAGTTTGGCAAAGTGCAGAAGACCCGGAAGATCGTCCGCTTTTTGAAGCTTCTTCTCGAACCGCTGATGCTGATCCTGTTGATCGCAAGCGCCGTTTCGTTGTTTGTCGGCGAAATTATCAACGCCGTCATTATGGCCCTTATGGTCACGCTCAGCGCGGCGCTCAACTTCATCCAGACGACGCGTTCGGAAACCGCGGCCGAACGGCTTCGCGAGAAGATCGCGCCAATGGCGACCGTCCGGCGCGACGGTGTTTGGAAAGAGGTCGCGCGTCGCGAGGTAGTCACCGAAGACGTCATTCGGGTCATCGCCGGCGACCTGGTCCCGGCCGATGCAAAGCTTCTTTCGGCGATCGATCTGCACCTTCAGGAAGCTTCGCTGACGGGCGAATCGCTTCCCGTACACAAACAGTCCGACGCGGAAATCTATCTCGGCACTTCGGTTGTCAGCGGATCGGGCGAAGCGCTCGTGACGGCGACCGGCGGCGACACGACATATGGCAAGATCGCCGCGCGACTTGAAGAAAAGCCGCCGGAGACCGATTTTGAGCACGGCACGCGAAAGTTCGGATTGTTGATCGCGAGGCTGATCTTTTTTCTTGTCGTCTTCGTCTTTATCGTCAACACCTTCGCCGGCCGGCAACCGCTCGAGGCGCTGTTCTTCTCGATCGCCCTCGCCGTCGGCCTGACGCCGGAGTTTCTGCCGATGATAATGACCATCACGCTCGGGCGCGGCGCGGCGCTGATGGCGAAAAAGAACGTCATCGTCAAGCATCTTGCGGCGATCCAGAATTTCGGCAGTATGGATATCCTCTGCAGCGACAAGACCGGGACGATCACCGAAGGAAAACTGAATCTGCTCGAACACCTCGATCCATTAGGCGAAGATTCGGAGCGCGCCTTCGCGCTCGGGTACATCAACAGCCGCCTGCAGACCGGCGTCGAGAACCCGATCGATCGCGCGATCGTTTCGCTGAACCCGCTCGATCAGGCGATCCTCGAACACGGCGATCCCGACATTTCGGCGGTTAAAAAGATCGGTGAGGTCCCGTTCGATTTCGAGCGGCGGCGAATGTCTGTCGTTGTCGAAAGCGACGGCCGGTCGATGCTTATCACCAAAGGCGCGCCCGAAAGCGTGCTCGAGATCTGCGAAAGCGTCGAAACCTCGGGGCGCGTCGAACCGCTGACGAAGAAACTCCGCGCCGAAGGCCTCGGGGTCTATGAGTCGGCGAGCGCAAAAGGCATCAGGGTTCTCGCCGTTGCGTACAAATACACGGACGTACGCGATTCTTTTGCGATCGCCGATGAGGCGGGTCTGACATTTGCGGGTTTCCTTAACTTCGCCGACGAGCCGCTCGAATCGGCGCGTTCGACACTCAAGAAACTCGCGGCCGACGGCGTCACGGTGAAGATCCTCACGGGCGACAGCGAACTCGTCGCGAAGCACGTTTGCGGCTCCGTCGGACTCGACGGCCAACGGATCGTTCTCGGCTCCGATCTCGACCATGTCTCCGACGATGCGCTCGGCAGCCTCGCCGAATCGACGAGCGTCTTTGCGCGCGTATCGCCGATGCAGAAGAACCGCATCATTCTCGCGCTCAAGGCGAGGGGACACGTCGTCGGCTTTATGGGGGACGGTATCAACGACGCGCCGTCGCTGCGGTCCGCTGATGTCGGGATCTCGGTCTCGACGGCCGCCGACGTCGCCAAGGACGCCTCGGAGATCGTCCTGCTCGAACGCGGGCTCGGCGTCCTTCACGCCGGCATCATCGAGGGCCGGAAGTCGTTCGGCAACGTGATGAAGTACTTGCTGATGGGAACCAGCTCCAACTTCGGAAATATGTTCTCAATGGCCGGCGCCGCGCTTTTTCTTCCGTTTCTGCCGATGCTGCCGACGCAGATCCTGCTCAACAATTTCCTGTACGATCTGGCGCAGATCACGATTCCGACCGACAACGTCGATCCGACTTTTATCCGCAAGCCGCATCGCTGGGACGTCAAGGTCATCCGCGACTTTATGATCGTCATCGGGCCGATCAGTTCGATCTACGACTTTCTGACCTTCTACATCCTGCTGCATTACTTCCAGGCGGGCGAGCAACTATTTCAGACAGGCTGGTTCATTGAATCGCTCGCTACCCAAACGCTCGTCGTCTTCGTTATCCGAACGGCTTCGAGTCCCTGGAAGAACCGTCCTAGCCGAAGCCTGGCGCTCGCTGTGATCGCGGTCGTCGCCATTGCCATCGCGATCCCGTTTTCGCCGATCGGCGGATATTTCGGTTTCGTGCCGCCGCCGCCGACTTTCTTCGCTTTTCTTGTCGCCGCGACGGTGACGTATCTGATCCTCGTCGAAACGGTAAAACGACGCCTGATGAGGAGGCTGATCGGATGA
- a CDS encoding ABC transporter ATP-binding protein, with translation MSNAPARSVGTESREAVFQMRGVSKVYRMGEVEVNALSGIDLEIFRGELLVILGPSGGGKSTLLNILGGLDVPTAGEVFYLDHDLTVDDDAALTEFRRDHVGFVFQFYNLIPSLTALENVELVTEIAANPMLPADALRLVGLESRVDHFPAQLSGGEQQRVAIARAVAKQPEVLLCDEPTGALDFETGKLVLDVIKKVNEELGTTTAIITHNAAIGQMADRVIHMRSGRIVEVVQNSKKARPEALVW, from the coding sequence ATGAGTAATGCGCCCGCCAGAAGCGTCGGCACGGAAAGCCGCGAAGCCGTCTTTCAAATGCGCGGCGTTTCCAAGGTCTACCGGATGGGCGAAGTCGAGGTCAACGCCCTGAGCGGCATCGACCTTGAGATCTTTCGCGGCGAATTGCTCGTGATTCTCGGACCGTCCGGCGGCGGAAAATCGACTTTGCTCAACATTCTGGGCGGACTCGATGTTCCGACCGCCGGCGAAGTCTTTTATCTCGACCACGATCTCACCGTCGATGACGACGCGGCGCTGACCGAGTTTCGCCGTGACCACGTCGGCTTCGTTTTTCAGTTTTACAATCTGATCCCGAGCCTTACGGCGCTCGAGAACGTCGAGCTCGTGACCGAGATCGCGGCAAACCCGATGTTGCCCGCCGACGCACTGCGTTTGGTCGGACTCGAATCGCGCGTCGACCATTTTCCGGCTCAGCTTTCGGGCGGCGAACAGCAGCGCGTCGCGATCGCCCGCGCGGTCGCCAAGCAGCCCGAGGTTTTGCTCTGCGACGAACCGACCGGCGCGCTCGATTTCGAGACCGGCAAACTCGTGCTCGACGTGATCAAAAAGGTCAACGAGGAACTCGGCACGACGACGGCGATCATCACGCACAACGCGGCGATCGGGCAAATGGCCGACCGCGTCATCCATATGCGCAGCGGCCGGATCGTCGAGGTTGTGCAGAACAGTAAAAAGGCACGGCCGGAAGCCCTGGTCTGGTGA
- a CDS encoding DUF5335 family protein, producing the protein MSNATIKKFEWTRFLRFYGEQNRGRRTRLGVFENGNDFWIEDGLPLSGIDFDANNGHLTTQIMIGDQLTHTIPDTRDVKITFSSTEMNDGLDITDADGKTTVLRFE; encoded by the coding sequence ATGAGCAACGCAACAATCAAAAAATTCGAATGGACGAGGTTTTTGCGGTTCTACGGCGAACAGAATCGAGGCCGCCGGACCCGTCTGGGAGTCTTCGAGAACGGCAACGACTTTTGGATCGAAGACGGTTTGCCTCTTTCAGGGATCGACTTTGACGCGAATAACGGTCATTTGACGACGCAGATAATGATCGGCGACCAGTTGACGCACACGATTCCCGACACCCGCGACGTGAAGATAACATTCAGTTCGACGGAGATGAACGATGGCCTCGACATCACCGATGCCGACGGGAAAACAACCGTCTTACGTTTTGAATAG